The proteins below come from a single Thermotoga sp. KOL6 genomic window:
- a CDS encoding S1 RNA-binding domain-containing protein produces the protein MKVGDFVKGKISKIVKYGAFVDIEGGERGFIHISKISKDYVKRIEDYLKEGQEISAKVIGKARNGGWELSLRDLAEKNAESKTEKSEKKDMDFEKKLSRFLKESNQKFSEYRKRLEKKGRRSSW, from the coding sequence GAAAGATTTCTAAGATCGTGAAGTACGGAGCCTTCGTGGATATCGAAGGGGGGGAAAGAGGTTTTATACACATCTCGAAGATCTCAAAAGATTACGTCAAAAGAATTGAAGACTATCTGAAAGAAGGTCAAGAGATATCCGCGAAGGTAATAGGAAAGGCTCGAAACGGCGGATGGGAACTCTCTCTGAGAGATCTCGCTGAAAAGAATGCCGAGTCTAAAACTGAGAAATCTGAAAAGAAAGATATGGATTTCGAAAAGAAGTTATCGAGATTTTTGAAAGAAAGCAACCAGAAATTTTCCGAATATAGGAAAAGACTGGAGAAAAAAGGCAGAAGAAGTTCTTGGTAA
- a CDS encoding L,D-transpeptidase family protein, translated as MLWQNYLQADHILELKDIKDHEITISVKRLYDGEINRFFLYSPTGFIFPKKSSGDDYVFEVDYGGPFVPVIEGVNSFGKRMNRATPSFLKFPMEKPRIKIFSDIRENEVFVYTVVDSPKDIAPVSLKTTGQSFKFFNLERKWICIFRSFFKDGPHTVEIEFKGPYGYSFSMNKEIYVIKRVAVPMRGEDGTFSYIVFGKHVVQKGETLWNIANQYGVRVGDLVLINRLEDPDKIVAGQILKIGRVNFQENPVTIVVNLFSSKLGLYYDGMLLKVYPVALGRSDATPPGKYWILRKEIDPALYWFGEYISPRTPLNGLGTRYLQLSNPTYAIHGTSKPWEIGKRISHGCIRMFNRDVEELDAFVGVGTEVLVIKEEGDFPTRLY; from the coding sequence ATGTTGTGGCAGAACTATTTGCAAGCGGATCATATTCTTGAGCTGAAGGATATAAAAGACCATGAGATAACAATTTCTGTCAAGAGGCTTTACGACGGGGAAATAAACAGATTCTTCCTCTATTCTCCAACAGGGTTCATTTTTCCCAAGAAATCATCCGGTGATGATTACGTGTTCGAAGTGGACTACGGCGGTCCTTTTGTTCCTGTAATTGAAGGTGTGAACTCCTTTGGAAAAAGAATGAATCGTGCTACGCCTTCATTCTTGAAGTTTCCGATGGAAAAACCTCGGATAAAGATTTTTTCAGATATTAGGGAAAATGAAGTTTTCGTTTATACGGTGGTAGATTCTCCGAAAGATATTGCACCTGTTTCTTTGAAAACAACAGGCCAATCCTTTAAATTCTTCAACCTAGAAAGAAAGTGGATCTGCATTTTCCGATCTTTTTTTAAAGATGGCCCCCACACTGTTGAGATAGAATTCAAGGGACCGTATGGTTACTCCTTTTCCATGAATAAAGAAATTTACGTTATAAAACGTGTAGCTGTTCCAATGCGCGGTGAAGACGGTACGTTCAGCTACATTGTATTCGGGAAACATGTTGTACAAAAAGGGGAAACTCTCTGGAATATAGCAAATCAGTATGGTGTGAGGGTAGGAGATCTTGTTTTAATAAACCGTTTAGAAGATCCAGACAAAATAGTGGCAGGGCAAATTTTAAAGATAGGACGCGTGAATTTCCAAGAAAATCCTGTCACTATTGTTGTGAACTTGTTCTCTTCGAAGCTGGGGCTTTACTACGATGGGATGCTTCTCAAAGTTTATCCTGTGGCTTTGGGGAGGAGTGATGCCACCCCTCCAGGGAAGTACTGGATACTTCGAAAAGAAATAGATCCAGCTCTTTATTGGTTTGGGGAGTACATATCGCCTAGAACCCCTTTGAACGGACTCGGTACGAGATATCTTCAGCTTTCAAACCCTACTTATGCTATCCATGGTACTTCAAAACCTTGGGAGATCGGGAAGAGAATATCGCACGGGTGTATTAGAATGTTCAACAGAGACGTGGAGGAGCTAGACGCTTTTGTTGGTGTGGGAACCGAGGTGTTGGTGATAAAAGAGGAAGGAGACTTTCCTACGAGGTTGTACTGA
- the coaBC gene encoding bifunctional phosphopantothenoylcysteine decarboxylase/phosphopantothenate--cysteine ligase CoaBC — MKIVVGVSSGIAIYKAIDLVSRLRKEKHELIVVMTPDATRLVSPAVFSAVGGCPVYHKWLRVENGWIPHTEISRTTDVLLIAPATANTISKIANGLADNLLTLIALSFDKKAKIVVPTMNCRMYENPVFQENLDKLREHGWFIVEPEEGHLACGEVGKGRYPDNEKIVEAVYLLTTPKKLTGKRVLVTAGPTRERIDVVRFVTNASSGRMGYALATVAKRMGAEVSLISGPTCLKPPYFIDEFVTVESSEEMYNEVMKRYKDFDVVIMNAAVGDYRPEEFYEGKLKKTEEDLILHLKRTKDILKELGEKKTHQILVGFAAEVENFESNAMKKLKEKNLDLIVVNDARKAFASKTVEAFIYGKKGFIKKVDESDKVGVAADILDVVAELFASGSYS; from the coding sequence ATGAAAATCGTAGTGGGTGTTAGCAGTGGAATTGCCATTTACAAAGCGATTGATCTTGTCAGTAGACTCCGAAAGGAAAAACACGAACTGATCGTGGTGATGACACCAGATGCAACTCGTTTGGTGTCTCCAGCCGTGTTTTCAGCAGTAGGGGGATGCCCTGTTTACCACAAGTGGCTGAGAGTAGAAAACGGTTGGATTCCTCATACGGAGATTTCCAGAACAACGGATGTTCTTCTAATCGCACCAGCAACGGCGAATACGATTTCGAAGATAGCCAACGGATTGGCTGACAATCTGCTCACACTGATTGCTTTGAGCTTTGATAAAAAGGCTAAGATCGTAGTTCCAACCATGAACTGCAGAATGTACGAAAACCCGGTGTTTCAAGAAAATCTCGACAAATTGAGAGAGCACGGTTGGTTCATAGTTGAACCAGAAGAAGGCCATCTTGCATGTGGAGAAGTTGGAAAGGGAAGATACCCCGATAACGAGAAGATTGTAGAAGCGGTGTATTTACTCACCACCCCCAAAAAGTTGACGGGAAAACGTGTTCTTGTGACAGCGGGACCGACGAGAGAGAGGATCGACGTCGTCAGGTTTGTCACCAACGCGAGTTCAGGTCGAATGGGTTATGCGTTGGCGACCGTTGCTAAACGGATGGGAGCGGAAGTATCTTTAATATCTGGACCAACTTGCTTGAAACCTCCTTATTTCATTGACGAATTCGTTACAGTTGAAAGTTCGGAAGAAATGTACAACGAGGTGATGAAAAGGTACAAAGACTTTGATGTAGTGATCATGAACGCCGCTGTTGGGGATTACAGACCTGAAGAGTTCTATGAAGGAAAACTCAAAAAAACGGAAGAAGATTTGATACTCCATCTCAAAAGGACAAAAGATATTCTCAAAGAATTGGGAGAGAAAAAAACGCATCAGATTCTAGTTGGATTTGCGGCCGAAGTTGAAAACTTTGAAAGTAATGCTATGAAGAAATTAAAGGAGAAAAACTTGGACCTTATAGTTGTCAACGATGCAAGAAAAGCTTTTGCTTCAAAAACAGTAGAAGCGTTTATCTATGGAAAAAAAGGATTCATCAAGAAGGTTGATGAGAGTGACAAGGTTGGTGTGGCTGCTGATATTCTTGATGTTGTGGCAGAACTATTTGCAAGCGGATCATATTCTTGA
- the rpoZ gene encoding DNA-directed RNA polymerase subunit omega translates to MEKVVRLEIKYDELLERIPYKYAIPVVVAKRAEAIREYAKPFVITDDENPVSIAFMELSKGYIRIKNEEILRALVPKVK, encoded by the coding sequence ATGGAGAAAGTTGTGAGACTCGAGATCAAGTACGACGAACTTTTGGAGAGAATTCCCTACAAGTACGCTATACCAGTTGTTGTGGCCAAGCGAGCGGAAGCCATCAGAGAGTATGCCAAACCTTTCGTGATCACGGATGACGAAAATCCTGTTAGTATAGCTTTCATGGAGTTGAGCAAGGGATACATAAGAATAAAGAATGAGGAAATTTTAAGAGCACTCGTTCCAAAGGTGAAGTGA
- the gmk gene encoding guanylate kinase, whose amino-acid sequence MEGQLFVICGPSGAGKTSIIKEVLKSVDNVVFSVSCTTRPKRPHEEDGKDYFFITEEEFLNRVEKGEFLEWARVHGYLYGTLRSFVEKHLEEGKDVILDIDVQGALSVKKSYPKAVFIYVAPPSYSDLKERILKRGTEKEADILVRLENAKWELMFMDEFDYLVINKVLSDAVRRVVSILIAERARVSRNSEKIERFKMEVKGWRKL is encoded by the coding sequence ATGGAAGGCCAGCTTTTCGTCATCTGCGGTCCTTCCGGAGCAGGAAAGACCAGTATCATAAAAGAGGTTCTCAAAAGCGTAGATAACGTTGTCTTTTCTGTTTCGTGTACCACAAGGCCTAAGCGTCCTCATGAAGAGGATGGGAAGGATTATTTTTTTATAACTGAAGAGGAATTCTTGAATCGTGTTGAGAAGGGAGAATTTCTGGAGTGGGCACGCGTTCACGGTTATCTCTACGGGACATTGCGATCTTTCGTCGAAAAGCATCTTGAGGAAGGAAAAGACGTGATCTTGGACATCGATGTCCAAGGAGCTTTGTCTGTGAAGAAAAGTTACCCGAAGGCTGTTTTTATCTATGTTGCTCCTCCCTCTTATAGTGATTTGAAAGAAAGGATACTCAAAAGAGGAACGGAAAAAGAAGCGGATATTCTCGTAAGATTGGAAAATGCGAAGTGGGAATTGATGTTCATGGATGAATTTGACTATCTTGTGATAAACAAGGTTCTTTCCGATGCGGTAAGGCGGGTAGTATCTATTCTGATAGCTGAGAGGGCCCGTGTTTCAAGGAATTCAGAGAAAATAGAAAGATTCAAAATGGAGGTGAAAGGATGGAGAAAGTTGTGA
- a CDS encoding DUF370 domain-containing protein, protein MYGLINIGFGNVIAGDRVIAIVNPESSPLKRMKDEAKLEGKLIDATYGRKTRSIIITDSNHIILSAIQPETIAQRFMENFYEIERILKENKK, encoded by the coding sequence ATGTATGGTCTCATCAACATAGGTTTTGGAAATGTTATAGCGGGAGACAGAGTAATAGCCATTGTGAATCCGGAATCTTCACCGCTGAAGAGAATGAAAGATGAAGCAAAGCTCGAAGGGAAACTCATCGATGCAACTTATGGTCGAAAGACAAGGTCAATCATCATCACAGACAGCAATCATATCATTTTGAGTGCTATACAACCTGAAACGATCGCTCAAAGATTCATGGAAAACTTCTATGAGATTGAGAGAATTCTGAAAGAGAACAAGAAGTAG
- a CDS encoding YicC/YloC family endoribonuclease, translating to MIKSMTGFSRVEEVAGPYCFRVEIKSLNSRGLNLINQIPGYLSMKEIEMNTIVQEYIKRGKVQIRIHVKFLEPPKTLEIDQKMVQAYHSVLEEIVNSLSLPEPVKLSDLLSFKEVFRLELSDDEVERVWYHLEPIFRKTLEKLVDERRKEGEKIGADLKKILSDLKIKVEGIEKKAKELPHLYREKIKEEVEKILPQEISVREDILENHVAFIATKADIREEVTRLKSHIKRAFELVENGDGPVGLNLDFLGQEMLRELNTILSKSISSDLSNLALEGKVLVSQFREQIQNVE from the coding sequence GTGATAAAAAGTATGACGGGTTTCAGCAGAGTGGAGGAAGTAGCGGGGCCTTATTGTTTTAGAGTTGAGATAAAATCCCTCAACTCTAGAGGTTTGAACTTAATCAATCAAATACCAGGATATCTTTCTATGAAAGAAATAGAGATGAATACTATAGTTCAAGAGTACATCAAGAGAGGAAAGGTACAGATCAGAATTCATGTAAAGTTTCTCGAACCGCCAAAGACTCTTGAGATAGATCAGAAGATGGTACAGGCCTACCATTCCGTGCTTGAAGAAATCGTCAATTCTCTTTCTCTACCAGAACCCGTGAAACTCTCAGATCTTTTGAGTTTTAAGGAAGTTTTTCGATTGGAGCTGTCTGATGATGAAGTAGAAAGAGTGTGGTATCATCTTGAACCGATCTTTAGGAAAACGCTAGAAAAACTGGTAGATGAACGAAGAAAGGAAGGAGAAAAGATAGGAGCGGATCTGAAGAAAATTTTGAGCGATCTTAAAATCAAGGTGGAGGGAATAGAAAAAAAAGCAAAGGAACTCCCTCATCTTTATCGAGAAAAGATAAAGGAAGAAGTTGAAAAAATACTTCCCCAGGAAATATCGGTGAGAGAGGACATCTTGGAAAATCATGTGGCTTTCATTGCAACAAAGGCCGATATAAGAGAAGAAGTAACGAGGCTCAAAAGTCATATAAAACGGGCTTTCGAGTTGGTAGAGAACGGTGATGGTCCTGTGGGGTTGAATCTAGATTTCCTAGGTCAAGAAATGTTGAGGGAGTTGAACACCATCCTTTCAAAATCGATCTCTAGTGATTTATCCAACCTTGCCCTCGAGGGAAAGGTCCTTGTCTCCCAATTCAGGGAGCAGATTCAAAACGTCGAGTGA
- a CDS encoding cysteine desulfurase family protein, whose amino-acid sequence MKVYFDNNATTKMDDRVLEKIVFFYREKFGNPNSAHGMGIEANLHLERARETVAKILGVSPSEIFFTSCATESINWILKTVAETFEKRKRTIITTPIEHKAVLETLKYLSTKGFRIKYIPVDSKGVINLEELERSVDEDTFLVSVMAANNEVGTVQPVEEIVKVVKRKNKDILVHVDAVQTIGKIHFTLERANIDYASFSAHKFHGPKGVGIAYIRKGVPIRPFVHGGGQEKGLRSGTQNVPGIVATAYAMKFAVEELDSAVSHMKRLREKLVMGLKEIGAYIITPLDISLPNTLSVSFPGLKGSTLQNLLSGYNIYVSTSSACTSRDENLSHVLKAMNVDPKIARGAIRISLCKYNTEEEVNYFLEKLREILSFLDINGNNR is encoded by the coding sequence ATGAAGGTGTATTTCGATAACAATGCGACCACAAAAATGGATGACCGTGTTCTCGAGAAAATAGTTTTTTTCTACAGAGAGAAGTTTGGTAATCCCAATTCTGCTCATGGGATGGGAATAGAGGCCAATCTTCATCTTGAGAGAGCAAGGGAAACCGTGGCAAAGATCCTCGGGGTTTCACCCTCTGAAATCTTTTTCACTTCTTGTGCGACAGAATCGATAAATTGGATTTTGAAAACCGTTGCGGAGACATTCGAGAAAAGGAAAAGAACGATTATCACAACGCCAATTGAACACAAGGCGGTTTTGGAAACTCTGAAGTATCTTTCAACCAAAGGCTTCAGAATAAAGTATATTCCAGTTGATTCTAAAGGAGTAATCAACTTGGAAGAACTCGAACGATCCGTCGATGAAGACACGTTCCTTGTGAGTGTGATGGCGGCAAATAATGAAGTGGGAACAGTGCAACCGGTGGAAGAAATCGTGAAGGTCGTCAAAAGAAAGAACAAGGATATTCTTGTGCATGTAGATGCTGTACAAACTATTGGAAAGATTCATTTCACTCTTGAAAGGGCTAATATTGATTACGCAAGTTTCAGTGCCCACAAATTCCATGGACCAAAGGGAGTAGGAATAGCTTATATAAGAAAGGGAGTTCCCATAAGACCCTTTGTTCATGGTGGGGGACAGGAAAAAGGTCTTAGATCGGGGACGCAGAACGTTCCTGGTATAGTTGCTACAGCCTATGCCATGAAATTTGCCGTTGAAGAACTCGACAGTGCAGTATCTCACATGAAAAGACTTAGGGAAAAACTTGTCATGGGCTTAAAAGAAATCGGTGCGTACATTATAACGCCACTCGATATATCCCTCCCTAACACTCTGTCTGTGTCGTTCCCAGGTCTAAAGGGATCTACCCTTCAGAATCTCCTTTCAGGTTACAACATCTACGTCTCTACTTCTTCTGCATGTACCAGTAGAGATGAAAATCTTAGTCATGTTTTGAAAGCCATGAATGTCGATCCTAAGATAGCCCGAGGTGCTATAAGGATAAGCCTTTGCAAGTACAACACAGAGGAAGAAGTGAACTATTTTTTGGAAAAATTGAGAGAAATTCTGAGTTTTTTGGACATAAATGGAAATAATCGTTGA
- a CDS encoding 1-acyl-sn-glycerol-3-phosphate acyltransferase: protein MKRVRDLLVTLYFYFIATVYIVFYGGFVLFRSLLIRDKKRARDYVLKEIEKFGRRAFKWLFSEVIVRGSENIPKNRNFIVVANHQSLMDIPLILGFVTTGAFIAKEELKKVPGVNWYIRYLNGVFLDRKNPRKAVKALREVIQKLKNGVTFIVFPEGTRSPDGRVLPFKKDSLMIAMKAKVPILPVSIWGTYNLIPKKRLTFTPGKVYLKIHAPVDPEEFSNEEELRKYVEEIIKQGVDELRGQST from the coding sequence GTGAAAAGAGTGAGGGATCTTTTAGTAACCCTTTATTTTTACTTTATAGCGACTGTATACATTGTCTTTTACGGAGGATTCGTATTGTTCAGATCTTTGTTGATAAGAGACAAAAAAAGAGCGAGAGATTACGTATTAAAAGAGATCGAAAAATTTGGAAGAAGAGCTTTTAAATGGCTTTTCTCTGAGGTTATCGTCAGGGGCAGTGAAAACATACCAAAGAACAGAAATTTTATCGTTGTGGCCAACCATCAAAGTCTGATGGACATTCCCTTGATTCTTGGTTTCGTTACTACCGGAGCTTTCATTGCAAAGGAAGAACTCAAAAAAGTTCCCGGGGTGAATTGGTACATAAGATACCTGAACGGAGTATTTCTTGATAGAAAGAATCCAAGAAAAGCTGTGAAGGCGCTGAGAGAAGTTATCCAAAAGTTGAAAAATGGCGTTACTTTTATTGTTTTTCCGGAAGGCACGCGATCTCCAGACGGAAGAGTCCTTCCGTTTAAGAAGGATAGCCTCATGATCGCTATGAAAGCGAAAGTTCCTATCCTTCCCGTTTCGATCTGGGGAACTTATAATTTGATACCGAAAAAGCGCCTGACATTCACCCCGGGGAAGGTGTATCTGAAGATACATGCTCCCGTCGATCCGGAAGAATTTTCCAATGAAGAAGAGTTGAGAAAATATGTTGAGGAAATCATCAAACAAGGGGTGGATGAATTGAGGGGGCAATCGACATGA
- the thiI gene encoding tRNA uracil 4-sulfurtransferase ThiI, with protein MRVYIIRYSEIGLKGRNRKRFEETLKRNIEKVTGMNVKKQWGRFLIPVEDDTSLDEKLKKVFGIQNFSRGFLVNQDFEEVKRTALLAVKEKLEQGDYKTFKVQTKKAFKEYKKGVYEMNSELGALILKNFKDLSVDVHNPDFILGIEVRPEGILVFTDKVECYGGLPVGTGGKAVLLLSGGIDSPVAGWYALKRGVLIESVTFVSPPFTSEGAVEKVRDILKILREYSGGHPLRLHVVNLTKVQLEIKKVVPDKYSLIMYRRSMFRIAEKVAEETNSIAFYTGENIGQVASQTLENLWSIESVTTRPVVRPLAGFDKTEIVKKAREIGTYEISIKPYQDSCVFFAPKNPATRSHPSILEDLEQRVQNLRELEEEAFKSRRVEVIE; from the coding sequence TTGAGAGTTTACATCATAAGGTATTCAGAGATTGGTCTAAAAGGGAGGAACAGGAAAAGATTTGAGGAAACATTGAAGAGGAATATCGAGAAGGTAACTGGTATGAATGTGAAAAAACAATGGGGACGCTTCTTGATACCCGTGGAAGATGACACAAGTCTCGACGAAAAATTGAAAAAAGTTTTCGGGATTCAGAATTTCAGCAGAGGATTTTTGGTGAACCAAGATTTCGAAGAGGTAAAGCGGACTGCGCTTCTTGCCGTTAAGGAAAAGCTTGAGCAAGGAGATTACAAGACTTTCAAAGTGCAGACGAAGAAAGCTTTCAAAGAGTACAAGAAAGGCGTTTACGAAATGAACAGTGAACTCGGTGCCTTAATATTGAAAAATTTCAAAGATCTTTCCGTGGATGTACACAACCCAGATTTTATTCTTGGAATAGAAGTGAGACCTGAAGGCATCTTGGTGTTCACCGATAAAGTGGAGTGTTACGGTGGTCTTCCTGTTGGTACGGGAGGAAAGGCTGTCCTTCTTCTTTCAGGTGGTATAGACAGTCCAGTTGCTGGTTGGTATGCCTTGAAAAGAGGGGTGCTCATAGAATCTGTTACGTTTGTCTCTCCGCCTTTCACGTCAGAAGGAGCTGTTGAGAAGGTAAGAGATATTCTGAAGATCCTCAGAGAATACAGCGGAGGACATCCTTTGCGGTTGCACGTGGTTAATCTCACAAAAGTCCAACTCGAGATCAAGAAGGTTGTGCCTGATAAATACTCGCTGATCATGTACAGAAGATCGATGTTCAGAATAGCAGAAAAAGTAGCTGAAGAAACGAATTCAATTGCCTTCTACACAGGGGAAAACATTGGCCAGGTTGCCAGTCAAACACTGGAGAATTTGTGGTCCATTGAAAGTGTAACAACAAGGCCTGTTGTGAGACCACTCGCTGGTTTTGACAAAACAGAGATTGTGAAGAAAGCAAGGGAAATAGGGACTTACGAGATATCGATAAAACCGTATCAAGATAGCTGTGTTTTTTTTGCTCCAAAGAACCCTGCTACAAGATCCCATCCGAGCATTCTCGAGGACTTGGAACAAAGGGTTCAAAATCTGAGAGAGCTCGAAGAAGAAGCTTTCAAGAGCAGGAGGGTCGAGGTGATAGAGTGA
- a CDS encoding lipopolysaccharide assembly protein LapB: protein MAEHIITLVLSDRKVDITTSTPFVVALRDILYEGDWETLKEDMKKKENIIKEINTCERLEKIVHLDETVYEPLIFQEFQEWLQEEHITPKDFKKVSLKGLYDLALEYADRNLYDVAHEIIKFMLDIDNNYAPAYELKGSLLVEQGKIEEGIKYLDKAVEIDPWLVQAYASLGEAYYNLKDYEKAVHYWEKELDYAPDDKLTYFMLAETYREMGRKDLAIETLKRLLERDPNNIPAMYQMAELYREIGEEEKAQEMEKKIMECKPQYLTELEPWALVMLKHGKYEEVVQELEKVVESSPLNTIARLLLVIPYVKLGKIEKAKEILEDLSQTNVWYYYGKKEIFDEFLTEEEKAICGIS from the coding sequence ATGGCAGAACATATAATAACTTTGGTTTTGTCCGATAGAAAAGTAGATATCACCACATCCACACCTTTTGTGGTAGCTTTGAGGGATATTCTTTACGAGGGTGATTGGGAAACTCTGAAAGAAGACATGAAAAAGAAAGAAAATATAATAAAGGAGATTAACACGTGCGAAAGATTAGAAAAAATAGTTCATCTTGATGAAACTGTTTATGAACCACTAATTTTTCAGGAGTTTCAGGAATGGCTTCAGGAGGAACACATAACTCCGAAGGATTTCAAGAAAGTATCCTTGAAAGGATTGTACGACCTTGCTTTGGAATATGCAGATCGGAATCTTTACGATGTGGCACATGAGATAATCAAGTTTATGCTCGATATCGACAATAATTACGCACCGGCTTATGAATTGAAAGGCTCACTACTCGTAGAGCAGGGAAAGATAGAAGAAGGGATAAAATATCTTGATAAAGCTGTAGAGATAGATCCGTGGCTTGTCCAGGCTTACGCTTCCCTTGGTGAGGCATACTACAATCTAAAAGATTACGAAAAAGCGGTTCATTACTGGGAAAAAGAGTTGGATTACGCCCCTGACGACAAACTCACCTACTTTATGCTAGCAGAAACCTATCGAGAAATGGGAAGAAAAGATCTCGCTATCGAAACATTGAAGAGGCTTTTAGAAAGGGATCCGAACAACATACCTGCCATGTACCAGATGGCAGAACTCTATAGGGAAATCGGAGAAGAAGAGAAAGCGCAGGAGATGGAAAAAAAGATCATGGAATGTAAACCTCAATATCTCACCGAATTAGAACCATGGGCTTTGGTGATGCTGAAGCACGGAAAATATGAAGAAGTAGTCCAAGAACTCGAAAAAGTTGTAGAATCTTCCCCATTGAACACCATCGCTCGCTTGCTGCTTGTGATACCCTATGTAAAACTTGGAAAAATAGAAAAAGCGAAGGAGATATTGGAGGATCTTTCACAAACAAATGTTTGGTACTATTATGGAAAGAAAGAAATATTCGATGAATTCCTTACAGAGGAGGAAAAAGCAATTTGCGGTATATCGTAA
- a CDS encoding A24 family peptidase yields the protein MRYIVSFVLGIIIGSFLNVVIYRTAKEGLKPWDPPYSFCPNCKRKLKWYDNIPILSYILLKGRCRYCGWRIPARYPVVEILTGITFFLNSIFIDRILTLIFSCIAVSALIAISFIDLETYMIPDYLNFTFLGSAIVVALEKFFLDHLISFIILTFIFLLLKLFYREGLGTGDVILAMGIGFLLTPLPAILAVLLASISGILFVLVKNRGKVDVKAKIPFGPFLSLGGYLLFLVSHAAGWL from the coding sequence TTGCGGTATATCGTAAGTTTCGTACTTGGAATAATTATCGGCAGTTTTTTGAATGTGGTCATCTACAGAACTGCTAAGGAGGGTCTCAAACCATGGGATCCTCCTTATTCGTTCTGTCCCAATTGTAAAAGGAAACTGAAATGGTACGACAACATTCCCATTCTGAGTTATATCCTTTTGAAAGGAAGATGCAGGTATTGCGGTTGGAGAATACCCGCTAGATACCCAGTGGTGGAAATCTTAACAGGAATTACTTTCTTTTTGAACAGTATTTTCATAGATAGAATTCTCACTTTGATATTTTCCTGTATCGCCGTTTCTGCTCTGATTGCTATTTCGTTCATCGATTTGGAAACATATATGATTCCAGATTACTTGAACTTTACATTTCTTGGATCCGCTATCGTCGTAGCCCTAGAAAAATTTTTTCTGGATCATTTGATTTCATTCATTATTTTAACTTTCATATTTTTGCTGTTGAAACTCTTTTATAGAGAAGGATTGGGAACTGGGGATGTAATCCTCGCTATGGGAATAGGCTTTCTTCTTACACCCTTACCGGCTATTTTGGCCGTTTTACTCGCTTCCATCTCTGGTATTCTATTTGTCCTGGTGAAAAACAGGGGAAAGGTTGACGTAAAGGCCAAAATTCCCTTTGGTCCTTTTCTTTCTTTAGGTGGATATCTCTTGTTTCTCGTATCGCACGCAGCGGGGTGGTTGTAA